The Vairimorpha necatrix chromosome 1, complete sequence genome contains a region encoding:
- a CDS encoding DNA-directed RNA polymerase III subunit (RPC2): MQSEKSKELIKIFFKEKGLARQHIESFNYFINHDIANIVKANDIVDSDIDHTFYLKYTNVRVSMPSLEENMIKHTLYPMECRLRDLTYASNLYVDIEYVRNKQILKKKDVFMGRIPIMLQSDKCLLKPKDNQIKLSEESRDTKMFLSQECPYDIGGYFIVRGIEKVILIQEQLSKNRIIIENGPKGFYSSMTSSTHEQKSKTSVILKNDCYYLVNSSFTEEVPVIAVIKACNMISDREIVECVGKEFSDLITLSFEEIYKQKIHTAKQAALYLSGFVKLKADADKIEVVRNLLVEKVLPNIKFEGVDLKNKGIMICLMIRRLIFTQQDILAEEDKDFMGNKRFELAGQLLSILFEDSFKKFNWELKRSIDKILTKRSRAQEFDALTFFNLQTNIITSSMQRAISSGNWNLKRFRMDRSGVTHVLIRHSYISAVGMMTKVNSHFEKTRKISGPRALHTSSWGMFCPADTPEGESCGLVKNLSLLAEVTTDSELEPIVKVLSYLGLLQTSLLYTYEFSRKNMYLVFLNGDIFGATKSCQNLVDNFRKYRRKGVINKYVSIYIDEKLKSINIAADNGRLCRPLIIITEEIRKKLRTNPNEFIISDLEMKYKSFDDLIEDGRIEYLDANEENDALIAMKIEDINEKTTHLEVADFAILGYVAGLIPFPNHNQSPRNTYQCAMGKQAIGYIALNSRKRFDGINLQLSNTQRPLTTTQILNITDYNKIPAGQNAMVAVMSYSGYDIEDALVVNKDSLDRGFARTEVYKTNTFVLKKYADNRSDVLLADPKNHVLDKDGIGKPGELLVDGTIYINRSSPCDEGYKFSGGVHKGAPVFIDKVLVTKSEDQTLIKICLRQTRVPEIGDKFSSRHGQKGVVGLIVPQVDMPFTDSGMVPDIIMNPHGFPSRMTVGKIIELLTGKAGVIGGGISDATIFKKNEVDLACELLVKNGFNYGGKDCFYSGTSGEPLYAYIYYGPVFYQRLKHMVADKIHMRARGPRAILTRQPTEGRSKDGGLRLGEMERDCLIGYGASSLIVERLMESSDVFETFCCKNCGILVSKKGCNVCNDVNPLSIRLPYACKLLFQELMSMNILPKLELKN; encoded by the coding sequence ATGCAATCTGAAAAAAGtaaagaattaataaaaattttttttaaagaaaaaggACTAGCGAGACAACATATCGAgtcttttaattattttataaatcacGATATAGCAAATATAGTTAAAGCTAATGACATTGTAGATTCAGATATTGATCatacattttatttgaagTATACTAATGTCAGAGTAAGCATGCCAAGTTTAGAAGAAAACATGATTAAGCACACGCTGTACCCGATGGAATGCCGACTTAGAGATCTTACCTATGCCAGTAATCTCTACGTTGACATAGAATACGTAAGAAATAAACagattttaaagaaaaaagatgtATTTATGGGAAGAATACCAATAATGTTACAAAGCGACAAATGCCTACTAAAGCCTAAAGAtaatcaaattaaattaagCGAAGAAAGCCGAGACACTAAAATGTTCCTTTCTCAAGAATGTCCATATGATATTGGTggatattttattgtacGAGGAATCGAAAAGGTCATTTTGATACAAGAgcaattatcaaaaaatagaattataatagaaaacGGACCAAAGGGATTTTATTCGTCAATGACGAGTTCGACTCACGAACAAAAATCCAAGACGTCtgttattttgaaaaatgaCTGTTATTATTTAGTAAATTCGTCTTTTACTGAAGAAGTGCCAGTTATAGCAGTCATAAAAGCTTGTAATATGATTTCTGATCGCGAAATTGTAGAATGCGTCGGCAAAGAATTTTCTGATTTGATCACTTTAAGTTTTGAAGaaatttacaaacaaaaaattcacACAGCCAAACAGGCAGCTTTATACTTGTCAGGCTTTGTGAAATTAAAAGCTGATGCAGATAAAATTGAAGTAGTCAGAAATTTGCTAGTAGAAAAAGTCCTACCTAATATTAAATTCGAAGGTGTcgatttgaaaaataaaggtATAATGATTTGTCTAATGATTAGAagattaatttttacacAACAAGATATTCTCGCCGAAGAAGACAAAGATTTTATGGGCAACAAAAGATTTGAGTTGGCAGGCCAGCTACTTTCGATTTTATTTGAAGATTCGTTTAAGAAGTTTAATTGGGAATTAAAAAGATcaatagataaaattttgacgaAAAGATCGAGAGCTCAAGAATTTGATGCTctaactttttttaatttacagACTAATATCATAACTTCAAGTATGCAGAGAGCGATATCTTCCGGTAATTGGAATTTGAAGAGGTTTAGAATGGACAGAAGTGGTGTGACTCATGTTTTAATAAGGCATTCTTACATTAGTGCGGTGGGAATGATGACAAAGGTAAATTCGCATTTCGAAAAAACTCGGAAGATCAGCGGACCAAGAGCTCTACACACAAGCTCATGGGGCATGTTTTGTCCCGCTGATACGCCCGAAGGAGAGTCTTGTGGGTTGGTAAAAAATCTATCACTTTTGGCCGAAGTTACAACTGACAGTGAACTTGAGCCAATTGTCAAAGTTTTAAGTTATTTGGGTTTATTACAAACCAGTTTACTTTATACGTACGAGTTTAGTAGGAAAAATATGTACttggtttttttaaatggcGACATTTTTGGAGCTACTAAAAGCTGTCAAAATTTAGTAGATAATTTCAGGAAATACAGAAGAAAAGGAGTGATTAACAAATACGTGTCGATTTATATTGACGAGAAATTGAAGAGTATCAATATTGCGGCCGATAATGGTCGGCTTTGTAGACCtctaattattattacaGAAGAAATTAGGAAGAAATTGCGTACTAATCcaaatgaatttattataagCGATTTAGAAATGAAATACAAGTCATTTGACGATTTAATTGAAGATGGTCGTATTGAATATTTGGACGCCAACGAGGAAAATGATGCTTTGATAGCCATGAAAATAGAAGATATAAATGAGAAGACTACACACTTAGAAGTAGCGGATTTCGCCATTTTAGGCTATGTTGCAGGCTTGATCCCATTTCCTAATCATAATCAGAGTCCTAGAAATACTTACCAATGTGCTATGGGAAAACAAGCAATTGGCTACATCGCATTAAATAGTAGAAAAAGATTCGACGGAATAAATCTGCAGCTTTCTAATACACAAAGACCTTTGACTACGActcaaatattaaatattacagattataataaaataccCGCGGGCCAAAATGCCATGGTGGCAGTCATGAGCTATTCTGGCTATGACATAGAAGACGCACTGGTCGTCAATAAAGATTCACTTGACCGAGGATTCGCTCGGACAGAAGTTTACAAAACAAATACTTTTGTACTTAAGAAATACGCAGACAACAGATCGGACGTCCTTCTAGCCGATCCTAAAAATCATGTCTTGGACAAGGATGGAATTGGCAAGCCGGGGGAACTTCTCGTAGATGGtacaatttatataaatcgAAGCTCGCCATGCGACGAAGGATATAAATTTTCGGGTGGAGTTCATAAAGGCGCTCCTGTGTTTATTGACAAAGTTCTTGTCACCAAGTCAGAAGACCaaacattaataaaaatttgtcttAGACAAACAAGAGTGCCAGAAATTGGAGACAAGTTTAGTAGCCGACATGGTCAAAAGGGAGTTGTAGGCTTAATCGTCCCACAAGTCGATATGCCATTTACAGATTCTGGTATGGTCCCAGATATTATTATGAATCCACATGGATTCCCTTCGAGAATGACAGTAGGcaaaattattgaattaTTGACAGGTAAAGCGGGCGTCATAGGCGGAGGAATTTCCGACgctacaatttttaaaaaaaatgaagtagATTTGGCCTGCGAATTACTAGTAAAAAATGGATTTAATTATGGAGGCAAGGACTGTTTTTACAGTGGCACGTCTGGCGAACCACTTTACgcttatatttattatggTCCAGTTTTCTATCAAAGGCTCAAGCACATGGTCGCCGATAAAATTCACATGCGAGCACGCGGCCCGAGGGCGATTTTGACGAGACAGCCTACAGAGGGCAGAAGTAAAGACGGAGGACTGAGACTAGGAGAAATGGAAAGAGATTGTCTAATTGGATACGGTGCATCTTCTTTGATAGTAGAAAGGTTGATGGAATCTTCTGATGTTTTCGAAACATTTTGTTGCAAAAATTGTGGTATTTTAGTTTCTAAAAAAGGGTGTAATGTATGTAATGACGTCAATCCGCTTTCGATTAGACTTCCTTATGCTTGTAAACTTCTTTTCCAGGAATTGATGTCTATGAATATTTTACCAAAATTggagttaaaaaattaa
- a CDS encoding ABC transporter — protein MKKISNTEIIKDILMNNLIRSEALKLIVIPILISTVIYSILEITISNRLKELNAAVEMKSGEISALKKYVIQILIVAILTEVNGFVFTSVVQYIYRTMSKSSFRLFVSLPPAQFNKFGGGEIQTIIERKSRSASELIEIFVTNLLPIILKISFTLFSVINNMGSFAGYIMSICVFIYGALTIGIAIWRANIRRELNKAENSTCNKLQDSLINHETIVTSRTVEYEVQKYDEYLMKNENISTKLWRAFYVLNLFQRIIFLLQSSLIIYAGLLGYLYYDLSPSQLLFLTSIVATLANNLGNVGYLYTRYTQAIINARATYDTISEIKEEIKDKELYGFKKNIKFSKIFFNYENRKVFENVNFEIKKGEKIAIIGKNGSGKSTLMKLFLKFESYNGSIFIDDINIQDIKEDSFRNLIGYIPQNTFLFNETVKYNIKYGLENVTDEEIFSLCKKFCLFEVFSNLENGFDTNVGERGKLLSGGEKQKILLMRAMLRKKEIMILDEPTAALDKESEKNIIELILEDKERTVMMIIHNLELVNKFDTILYINDKNIQKFKPELVNRQDSGKDFSEVVDIKI, from the coding sequence atgaaaaagaTTTCAAACACGGAAATTATCAAAGACATTCTAATGAATAATCTTATAAGATCCGAAGCACTAAAACTCATAGTAATACCAATCCTAATATCTACAGTAATATATTCAATCTTAGAAATTACAATAAGTAACAGACTAAAAGAATTAAACGCTGCTGTAGAGATGAAATCGGGCGAAATATCCGCActgaaaaaatatgtaataCAAATTTTGATAGTAGCAATTTTAACCGAAGTAAACGGATTTGTGTTTACTAGTGTTGTTCAATATATTTACAGAACTATGTCTAAATCATCATTTAGGTTGTTTGTCAGTCTCCCGCCAGcacaatttaataaatttggtGGCGGAGAAATTCAGACTATCATAGAAAGAAAATCAAGATCAGCAAGTGAACTcattgaaatttttgtaaCTAATTTGTTGCCgatcattttaaaaatatcgtTTACTTTGTTTTCcgttattaataatatggGCAGTTTTGCTGGTTATATAATGAGTATATGTGTGTTCATTTACGGAGCACTTACGATTGGAATAGCGATATGGAGAGCGAATATAAGACGAGAGCTTAATAAAGCAGAAAATAGTACCTGTAATAAATTACAAGATAGTTTGATAAATCATGAGACTATTGTAACTTCTAGAACCGTAGAATATGAAGTACAAAAATACGACGAATATCTAatgaaaaatgaaaatatttccaCTAAATTGTGGCGCGCCTTTTATgttttgaatttatttcaaaggataatatttttactgCAAAGTTCTTTAATAATCTATGCCGGCTTGTTAGGTTATTTGTATTACGATTTATCACCAAGTCagttattgtttttaacgTCGATCGTAGCAACTTTGGCTAATAATTTAGGCAATGTGGGATATTTGTATACTCGATATACTCAGGCTATTATAAATGCAAGAGCTACATATGACACAATATCtgaaataaaagaagagaTAAAAGACAAAGAATTGTACggtttcaaaaaaaatataaaattttctaaaattttttttaattatgaaaatagaaaagtttttgaaaacgtaaattttgaaataaaaaaaggtgAGAAAATCGCGATAATCGGCAAAAATGGCAGCGGTAAATCCACATTAATGAAATTATTCCTTAAATTTGAATCTTATAATGgtagtatttttatagatgatattaatatacaagatataaaagaagattcttttagaaatttaataGGTTATATACCacaaaatacatttttatttaatgagACAGTTAAGtataacataaaatatGGACTTGAAAATGTAACAGAcgaagaaatattttctttatgtaAGAAATTTTGTCTATTTGAAGTATTTTCTAATCTTGAAAATGGATTTGACACGAACGTAGGTGAACGAGGAAAATTATTAAGTGGTGGAGAAaagcaaaaaattttattaatgcgCGCAATGTTgagaaaaaaagagataATGATTTTAGACGAGCCTACAGCAGCTTTAGACAAAGAATCagagaaaaatattatagagTTAATTTTAGAAGATAAAGAACGAACAGTTATGATGATTATCCATAATTTAGAATTGGTTAACAAATTTGATACGATTTTATACATTAacgataaaaatattcagaAGTTTAAACCCGAATTAGTTAACAGGCAAGATAGTGGTAAAGATTTTAGTGAAGTGgtagatataaaaatataa
- a CDS encoding DNA mismatch repair protein MUTL — MLLKLSQETSEFIKSQQYIQNTFTIVKELIENSLDAKSTQIKIFIDDEMIKVDDNGFGIKDLSEIGNEGYTSKELTTFYVLGLNSDSSNLSCGYRGLALCSIKNMCHLEITTKHQDHTTGYKKILTTNQITPYPRERGTSIKISKIFYNCPIRKKLNKKNISRDLKNIVSLIDGYSKIYKTSFIVKYKGNIISNKTGYENLEEYCRKKYKNIFEDSLYSENKEYFLFLIHQNGNNEESNIFCGRRLIKSKKITKEIKNNYNLFHQGTPVFFLQLKTQSDFNISPDKSEILLENETDIINKIKEDIVKHFSNQMEINNTSVFENKKYKVSEEENISKKIKQENLQIENTQELIDEFINEKIQRQHEIINEETQPQMATNNKETQKEPEINNIIIKDHELRKYEEDSILQKIEENGEIKSNETNPFILETPRSSHFQDNLINLPNDIEESILENSDDFVVKDTSVTTLILEETIFDFINPITSENINITIHKKDFYDMEIIGQFNKGFIITKLLKNNKSYLIIIDQHAADEIYNYENLKLTTKIIKQKLIIPIELDLSPIDILYIENNKQIFNNHGFEIENNKLKTLPMFKDQEFNVQDFKDLLENIKNEEYEIDKIHKILATKACRMSTMVGDSLSKNGMEKIVRNLGSLKKPWNCPHGRPTFMVVDCI, encoded by the coding sequence atGTTACTCAAATTATCCCAAGAAACTTCTGAGTTTATAAAATCCCAACAATACATTCAAAACACATTCACAATAGTCAAAGAACTAATAGAAAACTCTCTAGACGCGAAATCAACCcaaatcaaaatatttatagacgACGAAATGATAAAAGTAGACGACAACGGGTTTGGTATAAAAGACTTATCAGAAATAGGAAACGAAGGCTACACTTCTAAAGAATTAACAACTTTCTATGTTTTAGGCCTCAACTCCGACTCATCAAATTTATCTTGTGGGTACAGAGGCCTGGCACTCTGctcaataaaaaacatgtgTCATTTGGAAATAACAACAAAACATCAAGATCATACGACAGGatacaagaaaatattgacTACTAATCAAATTACACCTTATCCAAGAGAACGAGGCACgagtataaaaataagtaaaattttttataattgtcctattagaaaaaaacttaataagaaaaatatatcaagagatttgaaaaatattgtcAGTTTAATCGACGGGtatagtaaaatttataagactagttttatagtaaaatataaaggaAATATTATCAGTAATAAAACGGGttatgaaaatttagaagaaTATTGTagaaaaaagtataaaaatatatttgaagATTCATTATACAGTGAAAACAAAGaatatttcttgtttttgATACATCAAAATGGAAATAACGAagaatcaaatattttctgCGGGAGaagattaataaaatcaaaaaaaattacaaaagaaataaaaaacaactaTAACTTGTTCCACCAAGGGACGCCGGTATtctttttacaattaaaaaCTCAGAGCGATTTTAACATCTCGCCTGATAAAAGCGAAATTTTATTGGAAAATGAGACTGATATAATAAACAAGATTAAAGAAGATATAGTAAAGCATTTTAGTAATCAAAtggaaattaataatactaGTGTATttgagaataaaaaatataaagtgaGCGaggaagaaaatattagtaaaaaaattaagcaagaaaatttacaaattgaGAATACACAAGAACTTATAgatgaatttataaatgaaaagatACAAAGACAGCATGAGATAATCAATGAAGAGACACAGCCTCAAATGGCGACAAACAATAAAGAGACACAAAAAGAACCTGAGATAAACaacattataataaaagacCACGAATTAAGAAAGTATGAAGAAGATTCAATCTTGcaaaaaatagaagaaaacggcgaaataaaatctaatGAAACAAATCCCTTCATCCTTGAAACTCCTAGAAGTTCTCATTTCCAAgacaatttaataaatcttccTAATGATATTGAAGAATcaatattagaaaattcaGACGACTTCGTCGTAAAAGACACAAGTGTCACGACTTTAATTTTGGAAGAAACAATCTTCGACTTTATCAATCCAATCACCtctgaaaatataaatataactatacacaaaaaagatttcTACGATATGGAAATCATAGGCCAATTCAATAAAGgttttataattacaaaactactaaaaaataataagtcatatttaataataatcgATCAACACGCAGCagatgaaatttataattacgAAAACCTTAAACTTACTactaaaatcataaaacagaaattaattattcCTATAGAATTGGATTTGTCGCCTATAgacattttatatattgaaaataataagcagatttttaataatcacGGGTTTGAAAtagaaaacaataaattaaaaactttgCCAATGTTTAAGGATCAAGAATTTAATGTACAAGATTTTAAAGatcttttagaaaatattaaaaatgaagaatatGAAATAGACAAAATTCATAAGATATTGGCGACTAAAGCGTGTAGAATGAGTACGATGGTGGGGGATAGTCTTAGTAAAAATGGTATGGAGAAAATAGTAAGAAATTTAGGGTCATTAAAAAAGCCATGGAATTGTCCCCATGGTAGGCCGACTTTTATGGTAGTGGATTGTATCTAG
- a CDS encoding ABC transporter, translated as MKEKTNSEILYDTFVKYCYNILYIRYIMGPILISTIIACYLEVQASNTSKNIAEDFTNNVSAGLNIFLYCLFLLSSIILKQVNEMVFSGPIQYLYKIVGVEAFFHYISLDLESFNKLGSGEIQTIIERKSRAYGDILELTTLSAIPTVIIVVMSFFSVYSNLGEQALYVMLATSGIYVYFTFIFSIWRNNVRRQCNKAQDKLSNKLQDFLANHETIKAYNTEDGTISYFDETQKPFEYYGIKSHRILYALFYLQKMTFAIQAIVIITLGSFGYFPIKLSSQQLVYYISISKTLTNSLNEMGMLYTRYVQGFLNAKSGYYDFKEDNQVDKIREIKFNDKLEFNNVSFTYENRPILVDASFQIKKGERVAIIGKNGTGKSTLMKLLMKFYKCEGKILVDDVDIDDVSDRGLRKLFSYATQNTFLFDNTVNYNISYGTNKISDRDILELAKKIGVYDSILELGDGFQTSVGERGRLLSGGERQKVMLMRALLKESEIVLLDEPTSALDKETELEVMNFIFNEFRNHTFLMIAHNLELLSLFDKILYVNNQKIKTITDVKTKIKEDPSYFMDILCNE; from the coding sequence ATGAAAGAGAAAACAAACTCGGAAATATTGTATGAtacatttgtaaaatattgttataatattttatacattaGATACATCATGGGTCCGATTTTAATCTCTACTATCATAGCCTGTTATTTGGAAGTTCAGGCAAGTAATACTTCAAAAAACATAGCAGAAGATTTTACTAATAATGTAAGTGCGGGATTGAACATCTTCTTATATTGTTTGTTCTTACTTTCATCTATAATTCTAAAACAAGTAAATGAAATGGTCTTTAGTGGACCAATACAATATCTCTATAAAATAGTAGGAGTAGAAGCTTTTTTTCATTACATTTCATTGGATTTGGaaagttttaataaattggGAAGTGGAGAAATACAAACAATTATAGAAAGAAAAAGCAGAGCATACGGGGATATTTTAGAACTTACAACTCTTTCCGCTATTCCTACTGTCATTATTGTTGTTATgtcatttttttctgtaTATAGCAATCTAGGTGAACAGGCTTTGTACGTAATGCTAGCGACAAGTGGGATTTATGTTTACtttacatttatattttctatatgGAGAAATAATGTAAGAAGACAATGTAATAAAGCACAAGACAAgttatcaaataaattacaaGATTTTTTAGCCAACCACGAAACTATAAAAGCATATAACACTGAAGACGGGACTATAAGTTATTTTGATGAGACGCAAAAACCTTTTGAATACTATGGAATCAAATCGCACAGAATTCTGTATgcattattttatttacaaaaaatgacTTTTGCTATACAAGCTATTGTAATTATAACACTAGGATCATTTGGATATTTCccaataaaattatcatcACAACAGCTTGTATATTACATTTCTATTAGTAAAACACTTACCAATTCGCTAAATGAAATGGGAATGTTGTACACAAGATATGTGCAAGGATTTCTTAATGCTAAATCGGGATACTACGATTTCAAGGAAGATAATCAAGTCGACAAAATtagagaaataaaatttaacgACAAATTAGAATTCAACAATGTCTCATTTACATACGAAAATAGGCCGATACTAGTTGATGCGAGttttcaaattaaaaagggAGAAAGAGTTGCTATTATTGGTAAAAATGGTACTGGAAAAAGTACCTTAATGAAActtttaatgaaattttataaatgcgAAGGTAAAATTCTCGTTGATGATGTTGATATTGACGACGTATCAGACAGAGgattaagaaaattattttcatatgCGACGCAGAATacctttttatttgataataCTGTAAATTACAACATTTCTTACGGTACGAATAAAATATCAGATCGTGACATTTTAGAACTAGCGAAGAAAATCGGAGTCTATGACTCGATTTTAGAATTGGGCGATGGATTTCAAACATCAGTCGGAGAAAGAGGAAGACTACTTAGTGGCGGAGAAAGACAAAAAGTCATGCTCATGAGagcattattaaaagaatcGGAGATTGTCTTGTTAGATGAACCTACTTCTGCATTGGATAAAGAAACCGAATTAGAAGTgatgaattttatttttaatgaatttagaaatcatacttttttaatgatagCACATAATTTAGAATTGTTGTCATTATTTgataagattttatatgttaataatcaaaaaattaaaactatAACAGATGTGAAGACTAAAATCAAAGAGGATCCCTCTTATTTTATGGATATTTTATGTAatgaataa
- a CDS encoding ABC transporter has product MIISKVEEESQMKSKNHPRVSNFTIIKDVIFNDMMKNSFIKFLIIPIIITTVIYTYMEVKGSMLITEINKVIKSGNKSTDILRHYFLYFFIVLLLSEINGVVFTGVVQYICRITAKCNYENFISLPPGKFRKLGSGEIQTIIERKSKATSELVEIFIITLLPILLKMSFALYDISKVIGPLAGLIMGICIISYSIITFLISLKRAKIRKELNKSEARAVDKLQDGLSNQETIYTYQTFESEVNRYDAVLIENEKKTNDLWRIYYVQNFLQRLIFMFQTVAIIYVGMSGHLTNLITTEKFIYFISLTGTVAGSLTNVGYLYTRYSQIMVRIRSTHDIMLKSANIDTKQKDIRHFQSIICKDLSCSYDSKLVLKNINLKFFKGEKIAIIGENGCGKSTFLRVLLGFVDYEGEIIINDENINNCSLKNIISYIPQNTNLFNESVKYNITYGSENVSNAQIIDICKDFGMFRTITNLQYGFETFVGEKGIFFSGGERQKILLMRAILKKSPLLFLDESTFALDQKAKNKIMGFLLNDTTKTVLMAINETEVLNKFDRIFFITNNNIEIIDSEDFKNGRYSDALKDFVE; this is encoded by the coding sequence atgatTATCTCAAAAGTCGAAGAAGAAAGTCAAATGAAATCTAAAAATCATCCAAGAGTATCCAACTTTACAATAATCAAAgatgttatatttaatgaTATGAtgaaaaattcttttataaaatttttaataattccGATAATAATTACTACTGTAATTTATACTTACATGGAAGTTAAAGGCAGCATGTTAATTACAGAAATCAATAAAGTCATAAAATCAGGAAACAAATCAACAGATATCCTTAGACATTACTTtctttacttttttattgtacTTTTATTGAGTGAAATTAATGGCGTCGTATTTACAGGAGTCGTCCAATACATTTGTAGAATTACAGCAAAATGTAATtacgaaaattttattagtttACCACCAggtaaatttagaaaattggGAAGTGGAGAAATTCAAACAATAATTGAGCGAAAATCAAAAGCGACAAGTGAACTagtagaaatatttataatcacGTTATTGCctattcttttaaaaatgagtTTTGCTTTGTATGACATTTCAAAAGTCATAGGACCTTTGGCGGGACTAATTATGGgaatttgtataatttcttattctataataacatttttaatttcattaaaaagagctaaaattagaaaagaACTAAATAAATCGGAAGCAAGAGCAGTGGATAAATTGCAAGATGGATTATCAAATCAAGAAACAATATATACTTACCAAACATTTGAATCGGAAGTAAACCGATATGATGCTGTTTTAatagaaaatgaaaaaaagaCCAATGATCTATGGCGAATTTACTAtgttcaaaattttttacaaagacttatttttatgtttcaAACTGTCGCTATAATTTATGTGGGAATGTCTGGTCatttaacaaatttaattacaactgaaaaattcatttattttatttctttgaCCGGAACTGTAGCTGGAAGTCTAACAAATGTAGGATATTTATACACTAGATATTCACAAATTATGGTTAGAATAAGATCTACCCATGACATTATGTTAAAATCAGCGAATATAGACACCAAACAAAAGGATATTAGGCATTTTCAAAGTATCATTTGTAAAGATTTGTCTTGTTCTTACGATAGCAAATTAGTTctcaaaaatatcaatttaaaattttttaaaggtGAAAAAATCGCCATCATTGGCGAAAATGGTTGCGGTAAATCAACCTTTTTGAGAGTACTTCTTGGTTTTGTTGATTATGAGGGAGAAATAATCATTAATGATgaaaacattaataattgtagtttaaaaaatatcatttcaTATATTCcacaaaatacaaatttgtTTAACGAAAGTGTGAAATACAACATAACGTATGGTTCAGAAAACGTATCAAATGCCCAGATTATTGATATATGTAAAGATTTTGGTATGTTTAGAACAATAActaatttacaatatggATTTGAAACTTTTGTTGGAGAAAAgggaatattttttagtggCGGCGAGCggcaaaaaattttattaatgcgggcaatactaaaaaaatctcccttactttttttagatGAGTCTACGTTTGCATTGGATCAGAAGgccaaaaataaaataatgggatttttattaaatgatACTACAAAAACAGTTTTAATGGCCATCAATGAAACTGAggtattaaataaatttgatagaatattttttattacaaataataacaTAGAGATAATAGATAgtgaagattttaaaaatgggAGATATTCAGATGCGCTCAAAGATTTTgttgaataa